A window of the Cucurbita pepo subsp. pepo cultivar mu-cu-16 chromosome LG01, ASM280686v2, whole genome shotgun sequence genome harbors these coding sequences:
- the LOC111787814 gene encoding squamosa promoter-binding-like protein 16 isoform X3, translating to MYLRLRGIGNMGDGSMDDMKGTRVSLIESSASRLMKRSRAPGSGPQVPSCMVDGCSSDLSKCRDYHRRHKVCELHSKTPKVTICGQEQRFCQQCSRFHSLVEFDDRKRSCRKRLDGHNRRRRKPQPATMTLNAGRFLYGNQGPRFLPFGNQLLSASNDVSSSWIGMIKPESNAPLCSGNSQFDFGDRRKSMLLPGSLACDYKEKQLAISCIPIGLLPKSSDAHPFLDVESSNGENVQKVFGNGSDQFFNSDCALSLLSTPVEPGEINLSSMSQSNLITPAHFIHSDGLGLESDPVNSGMVSDGSSHGNIRCYPTFQDGLAGSSVDLFRY from the exons ATGTATTTGAGACTCAGGGGCATTGGTAATATGGGCGATGGTTCTATGGATGACATGAAAGGAACTAGAGTTTCTTTGATCGAGTCATCGGCTTCGAGATTAATGAAGAGGTCACGTGCCCCTGGAAGCGGTCCCCAAGTCCCTTCCTGTATGGTTGATGGTTGTAGCTCAGACCTTAGCAAATGCAGGGACTATCATCGCCGCCATAAAGTATGTGAGCTCCATTCTAAAACACCAAAAGTAACCATTTGCGGTCAGGAACAACGATTCTGTCAGCAGTGTAGCAG ATTCCATTCTTTGGTGGAGTTTGATGATCGAAAACGAAGCTGTAGGAAGCGTCTCGATGGGCACAACCGACGTCGAAGAAAGCCTCAACCAGCGACTATGACACTAAATGCAGGAAGATTTCTCTATGGCAACCAAg GTCCAAGATTCTTACCATTTGGTAATCAATTACTGTCTGCCAGCAATGATGTGAGCTCTTCTTGGATTGGAATGATCAAACCCGAGAGCAATGCCCCTCTTTGCAGCGGCAACTCACAGTTTGACTTTGGTGACAGAAGAAAAAGTATGTTGCTGCCTGGATCATTGGCTTGTgattacaaagaaaaacaattagCAATCTCTTGCATCCCTATAGGATTGCTTCCCAAATCATCCGATGCTCACCCATTTCTCGACGTTGAATCCAGCAACGGAGAGAATGTTCAGAAAGTGTTCGGAAACGGATCAGATCAGTTCTTCAACTCTGACtgtgctctctctcttctgtcaACACCAGTTGAGCCCGGGGAGATTAATCTAAGCTCCATGAGCCAATCCAACCTCATCACCCCAGCCCATTTCATCCACAGTGACGGTCTTGGCTTGGAGAGTGACCCTGTTAATTCTGGTATGGTCTCGGACGGTAGCAGCCATGGCAACATACGGTGCTACCCGACGTTCCAGGATGGTCTTGCTGGATCATCTGTAGATTTATTCAGGTATTGA
- the LOC111787814 gene encoding squamosa promoter-binding-like protein 16 isoform X1: protein MYLRLRGIGNMGDGSMDDMKGTRVSLIESSASRLMKRSRAPGSGPQVPSCMVDGCSSDLSKCRDYHRRHKVCELHSKTPKVTICGQEQRFCQQCSRWLNQCWMQIFVRYLHFVFLLLLIFVWLVPFLAFVSVPLTCACRFHSLVEFDDRKRSCRKRLDGHNRRRRKPQPATMTLNAGRFLYGNQGPRFLPFGNQLLSASNDVSSSWIGMIKPESNAPLCSGNSQFDFGDRRKSMLLPGSLACDYKEKQLAISCIPIGLLPKSSDAHPFLDVESSNGENVQKVFGNGSDQFFNSDCALSLLSTPVEPGEINLSSMSQSNLITPAHFIHSDGLGLESDPVNSGMVSDGSSHGNIRCYPTFQDGLAGSSVDLFRY from the exons ATGTATTTGAGACTCAGGGGCATTGGTAATATGGGCGATGGTTCTATGGATGACATGAAAGGAACTAGAGTTTCTTTGATCGAGTCATCGGCTTCGAGATTAATGAAGAGGTCACGTGCCCCTGGAAGCGGTCCCCAAGTCCCTTCCTGTATGGTTGATGGTTGTAGCTCAGACCTTAGCAAATGCAGGGACTATCATCGCCGCCATAAAGTATGTGAGCTCCATTCTAAAACACCAAAAGTAACCATTTGCGGTCAGGAACAACGATTCTGTCAGCAGTGTAGCAG ATGGTTGAATCAGTGTTGGATGCAAATATTTGTGAGATACTTAcattttgtgtttcttttacttcttatCTTTGTATGGTTGGTTCCCTTCTTGGCATTCGTTTCAGTTCCCTTAACATGTGCTTGTAGATTCCATTCTTTGGTGGAGTTTGATGATCGAAAACGAAGCTGTAGGAAGCGTCTCGATGGGCACAACCGACGTCGAAGAAAGCCTCAACCAGCGACTATGACACTAAATGCAGGAAGATTTCTCTATGGCAACCAAg GTCCAAGATTCTTACCATTTGGTAATCAATTACTGTCTGCCAGCAATGATGTGAGCTCTTCTTGGATTGGAATGATCAAACCCGAGAGCAATGCCCCTCTTTGCAGCGGCAACTCACAGTTTGACTTTGGTGACAGAAGAAAAAGTATGTTGCTGCCTGGATCATTGGCTTGTgattacaaagaaaaacaattagCAATCTCTTGCATCCCTATAGGATTGCTTCCCAAATCATCCGATGCTCACCCATTTCTCGACGTTGAATCCAGCAACGGAGAGAATGTTCAGAAAGTGTTCGGAAACGGATCAGATCAGTTCTTCAACTCTGACtgtgctctctctcttctgtcaACACCAGTTGAGCCCGGGGAGATTAATCTAAGCTCCATGAGCCAATCCAACCTCATCACCCCAGCCCATTTCATCCACAGTGACGGTCTTGGCTTGGAGAGTGACCCTGTTAATTCTGGTATGGTCTCGGACGGTAGCAGCCATGGCAACATACGGTGCTACCCGACGTTCCAGGATGGTCTTGCTGGATCATCTGTAGATTTATTCAGGTATTGA
- the LOC111787814 gene encoding squamosa promoter-binding-like protein 16 isoform X2 — protein sequence MGDGSMDDMKGTRVSLIESSASRLMKRSRAPGSGPQVPSCMVDGCSSDLSKCRDYHRRHKVCELHSKTPKVTICGQEQRFCQQCSRWLNQCWMQIFVRYLHFVFLLLLIFVWLVPFLAFVSVPLTCACRFHSLVEFDDRKRSCRKRLDGHNRRRRKPQPATMTLNAGRFLYGNQGPRFLPFGNQLLSASNDVSSSWIGMIKPESNAPLCSGNSQFDFGDRRKSMLLPGSLACDYKEKQLAISCIPIGLLPKSSDAHPFLDVESSNGENVQKVFGNGSDQFFNSDCALSLLSTPVEPGEINLSSMSQSNLITPAHFIHSDGLGLESDPVNSGMVSDGSSHGNIRCYPTFQDGLAGSSVDLFRY from the exons ATGGGCGATGGTTCTATGGATGACATGAAAGGAACTAGAGTTTCTTTGATCGAGTCATCGGCTTCGAGATTAATGAAGAGGTCACGTGCCCCTGGAAGCGGTCCCCAAGTCCCTTCCTGTATGGTTGATGGTTGTAGCTCAGACCTTAGCAAATGCAGGGACTATCATCGCCGCCATAAAGTATGTGAGCTCCATTCTAAAACACCAAAAGTAACCATTTGCGGTCAGGAACAACGATTCTGTCAGCAGTGTAGCAG ATGGTTGAATCAGTGTTGGATGCAAATATTTGTGAGATACTTAcattttgtgtttcttttacttcttatCTTTGTATGGTTGGTTCCCTTCTTGGCATTCGTTTCAGTTCCCTTAACATGTGCTTGTAGATTCCATTCTTTGGTGGAGTTTGATGATCGAAAACGAAGCTGTAGGAAGCGTCTCGATGGGCACAACCGACGTCGAAGAAAGCCTCAACCAGCGACTATGACACTAAATGCAGGAAGATTTCTCTATGGCAACCAAg GTCCAAGATTCTTACCATTTGGTAATCAATTACTGTCTGCCAGCAATGATGTGAGCTCTTCTTGGATTGGAATGATCAAACCCGAGAGCAATGCCCCTCTTTGCAGCGGCAACTCACAGTTTGACTTTGGTGACAGAAGAAAAAGTATGTTGCTGCCTGGATCATTGGCTTGTgattacaaagaaaaacaattagCAATCTCTTGCATCCCTATAGGATTGCTTCCCAAATCATCCGATGCTCACCCATTTCTCGACGTTGAATCCAGCAACGGAGAGAATGTTCAGAAAGTGTTCGGAAACGGATCAGATCAGTTCTTCAACTCTGACtgtgctctctctcttctgtcaACACCAGTTGAGCCCGGGGAGATTAATCTAAGCTCCATGAGCCAATCCAACCTCATCACCCCAGCCCATTTCATCCACAGTGACGGTCTTGGCTTGGAGAGTGACCCTGTTAATTCTGGTATGGTCTCGGACGGTAGCAGCCATGGCAACATACGGTGCTACCCGACGTTCCAGGATGGTCTTGCTGGATCATCTGTAGATTTATTCAGGTATTGA
- the LOC111796273 gene encoding agamous-like MADS-box protein AGL9 homolog encodes MGRGRVELKRIENKINRQVTFAKRRNGVLKKAYELSVLCDAEVALIIFSNRGKLYEFCSSSSMLKTLERYQKCNYGAPEANVSTREALEVSSQQEYLKLKARYEALQRSQRNLLGEDLGPLSSKELESLERQLDMSLKHIRSTRTQYMLDQLTDLQRKEHLLNDANRTLKQRLVEGYQVNALQLNQSGDDMMYGRHQAHPPPDAFFHLLDAEPTLQIGYHPDPLTVVTAGPSMNNFLPGWLP; translated from the exons ATGGGAAGAGGGAGAGTAGAGCTGAAGAGAATAGAAAACAAGATCAATAGGCAAGTCACCTTCGCTAAACGGAGAAATGGGGTTTTGAAGAAAGCTTATGAGCTCTCCGTTCTGTGCGATGCCGAAGTTGCTCTCATCATCTTCTCCAATAGAGGAAAGCTCTACGAGTTTTGCAGTAGTTCAAG CATGCTGAAAACATTAGAGAGATACCAGAAATGCAACTATGGAGCACCAGAGGCGAATGTGTCCACAAGAGAGGCCTTG GAAGTGAGCAGCCAGCAGGAGTATTTGAAGCTTAAAGCTCGCTACGAAGCTCTGCAACGATCCCAAAG GAACCTTTTGGGAGAAGACCTTGGCCCATTGAGTAGCAAAGAACTTGAATCCCTTGAAAGGCAACTTGATATGTCACTCAAGCACATAAGGTCAACAAGG ACTCAGTACATGTTAGATCAACTCACCGATCTTCAACGTAAG GAGCATCTTCTTAACGACGCAAACAGGACTCTGAAACAAAGG TTAGTAGAAGGGTATCAAGTAAATGCTCTCCAATTGAACCAAAGTGGTGATGATATGATGTATGGAAGACACCAAGCTCACCCTCCACCCGATGCCTTCTTCCATCTTTTAGATGCCGAACCCACCTTACAAATTGG GTATCACCCAGATCCGCTAACAGTGGTCACCGCTGGGCCAAGCATGAATAATTTCCTCCCAGGGTGGTTGCcttga